Within the Leptospira selangorensis genome, the region AGGGCTGCATCTTTCGATATTATTGTAGAATGAGAGTAGCTCTAATTTGTTTTCTTAGTGTTCGAGATTATTATATCCATGGCGAACTCATCACCATGGAACAATCTCAGCTAATAAAAAATTTAAATTTCTCATTCGCAGTTATATTTGTTGTTAAAGAACTGATTATTTGCCTCAGCGAGTTTTTCTTTTTGAGGGAAGAGGACTTCCGTCTTTTTAACTCGTTTGGCCTTGCCGGCGATTTCCCATGCGGAAAAGGCCGTAAAAACCAATGTAGAGAATTGATGTGACCGGTCAATGAAAAACGTAGATTATCTTTCCTATTTTTTGAGAGAAAAATCAAGGAAGAAGAGAGGAAAGAATCTCTTTTGCGCTGCAGAAAATGCCGATACCGGAGGCCGTCCGAGAAATAGACGAAGCAAAATCCTCACGAATGCTACTTTCGTCTTTTTCATCGTAGATGGAAAGATCTTAGAGTTAGTATCTCCAAGAAGGTCAATCACAGATTTCTAATGTATCCGTACTTTCATAAAAGGTATCCGAGCTACTGTCCTCTTTGGTGACCCAACCCTTGGAATTATATTCGGTTATAGTACCTCCATCTGCGATCTCAATTGGACGAGTCCCTCCGATTGCATAATTATAACTATATGTGCCTCCGTTCTTCGGGAATCCATTTGCATCGTAATCGTTAAATGATTCTGTGCCCGAGCTCATTTCATTCTTCCGAGAAACTAATCTTTGAGATGAATCATAAGTATAGGTATAATGTTGTCCCGCGGCCCCCATCGGTGTAATTAACTTATAGCTTGCCAATCCCCTTTGAGAAATCGGCATACCTGATTCAGGCGGATCGAATAACCCTAACTTAGCAGCATTCGCAGAAACATAAGTTCTTACGTAAGACATACCGCCAGCAGAACAGGTATATACTAGTCCGGAGGTGGAGCATTGGTAAGTGCTTATCGTTGAGGCTCCATCGTCTTTTCTAACTGTTTTTGGTACAGAGACACAATTTCTGCCAAGTAAGGCAAGGAGAGTTGAATCATTTTTAGAATCTTCTCCACAATTCATATGAAGCGAAAAAAGTAAAAGAAAGGTAAAAGGTAAGCTGCGGTTTTTCATATATAGATCCCTGAAGAATATGGTAAAAAACTTTTTTAGTTTCAACCAACCGGGATTTTAACATGGGCGGATCTAAGGGACAAGATCGGCTTCTACTCAAAATTCTTGCATTTCTTAGTAGAAATACTATAAGGGCAAACCGCGCATCTCTGACTTCTCCTAAAGGATGTTAGGCCTTTTCTCGTATCAATACTCTTCCATCTCTGTAGAATAATTCTCACCTATCGAAAATGCACAAATACGGGATAAATGAGTATATGATAAACCGGTTTCCTCGGCCCAAGTATTGAATTGTTTCTGAATAGCCGCCAAATCCTTTTTGGATTTCCCCGTTGAGGACAAAGGAAGTCCTACATCACGTAAACATAATATAACGTCGGAAGATAAAATAAAAGAATCTCTTCCGATAAAGCGCAAGAAATATTGGCCGGTGTTTCCTCCCAATCTTGAGCCGTGTTTGGAAAGAAAATCCAAAAGTCCAATCTGATCTTGGATAGGCCAATCCCCTAAAAATTTTCCGAAACTACCATGTTCCCGAGCGATATCCACGACGAATTGTGCATTCTTTCTTACGGATGAGATCTTTTGCGCATTACGTATGATCTTTTCGTTCAATTCTAATGCGTCCCAAAATCGATTCGGCTGCTTGAGTAATTTTGCGGGATCAAATCCCAAAAATTCTTCTTCGAAACCTGGCCATTTATTTTCTACAACTTTCCAAACAAAACCTGCGGAGAAGACTCGCTTAGCCATTTCACTAAGCACCCGATCATCCGGAAGACGACTAAGTTTGTTCTTAGGACTTACTTTGGGAAGAAGGGATTGTAGGGCCTTCTCTCCACCTTTTCTTTTAGAGGCTCGCTTTTGGATCTTGTCAAAAGAGGTCATCAGTACTCCTAAATACAAACGATAAGATCGTATCAGTGAAAGGAAAATCAAACCCGATTTCGTCTGCAGAAAGTAACTTTAAGATATGGAGCAGCGCGACTCCCGCATCGCTGGAGGATCCGCCCGCTTCTTCGCACTCATGTTGGAATTCCAACATGAGTCGAGCGTACGAAATGTAGTTGTGGAAATTCGGGAACTGTGATACGGGACCTTTGTTGTGGTTCTCGGGTACCACCGCACCGGCCCCCACCCAAAAAGGGCGGGGCCCTTTAAAAAAATTCCCCATCACTGTCACATCTCCCCACTTCGAGCGTCTTTCCTTTTAAAGAGGAAATAAATGAACACAAGATTCAATTACGCCAAAGTGTATCCCCAAGTTTTGGAAAAAATGATGGAGATGGAAAACTTCGCAAAAGGTTCAGGAATAGATACCAAACTTTATGAGCTGATCAAGATTAGATCTTCTCAGATCAATGGATGCGCTTTTTGTATTAACATGCACACTGTGGACGCCAGAAAATTAGGAGAAG harbors:
- a CDS encoding DNA-3-methyladenine glycosylase I, producing MTSFDKIQKRASKRKGGEKALQSLLPKVSPKNKLSRLPDDRVLSEMAKRVFSAGFVWKVVENKWPGFEEEFLGFDPAKLLKQPNRFWDALELNEKIIRNAQKISSVRKNAQFVVDIAREHGSFGKFLGDWPIQDQIGLLDFLSKHGSRLGGNTGQYFLRFIGRDSFILSSDVILCLRDVGLPLSSTGKSKKDLAAIQKQFNTWAEETGLSYTHLSRICAFSIGENYSTEMEEY